From Coffea arabica cultivar ET-39 chromosome 2e, Coffea Arabica ET-39 HiFi, whole genome shotgun sequence, the proteins below share one genomic window:
- the LOC113725807 gene encoding protein ENHANCED DISEASE RESISTANCE 2 isoform X2 — protein sequence MESPQSEERMEGWLYLIRFNRFGLQYSRKRYFILEDNCLKSFKSVPTSEREEPVRRAIIDSCIRVTDNGRESHHGRVFFIFTLYNTSNHNDRLKLGASSSEEAANWIRSLQNVALNPVNGVVASSKRKWQPFRLSVSKRTASKNFMDGTYVTHMPVDAMTSDVIAPSPWKIFGCQNGLRLFKESNNQDPGGKAWDDHPAIMAVGVVEGTSEAIFRTIMSVGPSRSEWDFCIYKGNVVEHLDGHTDILHIKLYSHWLSWGMKRRDLLVRRYWRREDDGTYVILYHSVVHRKCPPQPGYVRACLKSGGFVISPLNQGKESVVKHMLAVDWKFWKLYRRKASARSITIRWLGRIAALRELFRAKAGKFSYEFSLGESTRDIGLPQNEFEEIKKEVDLKMIQEDKIENEVENPRSGSSSLVELNDAADEFFDVPEPSDDDLEHGWGMNTSPDLRYLETYPPKLSSAANFVKIFHDLAVQKKGYMDLHETIWEDNISCRYGATLAKDSNGSMPCSWAAGDPSSFLIRGSTYLEDHQKIKAKSTLMQMVAADWIRSDKREDDLGGRPGGIVQKYAAQGGPEFFFIINIQVPGTTQYSLALYYMLTSPLEEAPLLERFVNGDDAFRNSRFKLIPYISKGSWIVKQSVGKKACLVGQALEVHYFRGKNYLELGIDVGSSTVARGVVSLVLGYLNNLVIEMAFLIQADTEEELPEFLLGTCRLNHLDASKSVSTDSITG from the exons ATGGAATCCCCACAAAGTGAAGAGAGAATGGAGGGGTGGCTTTACCTCATTCGTTTCAATAGGTTTGGGCTGCAATATTCACGTAAAAGATACTTCATTCTTGAAGACAACTGCCTCAAGAGCTTCAAATCTGTACCAACTTCTGAGAGAGAG GAGCCAGTACGACGTGCAATTATAGACTCCTGCATCCGGGTCACAGATAATGGAAGGGAGAGCCATCACGGAAGA GTGTTCTTCATCTTCACCTTGTACAATACGTCAAATCACAATGATCGGCTGAAG TTGGGAGCAAGCAGTTCAGAAGAAGCTGCTAATTGGATCCGGTCTTTGCAAAATGTTGCACTAAACCCAGTCAATGGTGTAGTAGCTTCTTCAAAAAGAAAGTGGCAGCCCTTCAG ATTGAGTGTTTCCAAGAGGACAGCTAGTAAAAATTTCATGGATGGTACTTATGTGACTCATATGCCTGTGGATGCAATGACATCGGATGTTATTGCACCTTCACCATGGAAAATATTTGGTTGTCAAAATG GTTTAAGGCTATTTAAGGAATCAAACAATCAAGATCCTGGTGGGAAG GCTTGGGATGATCACCCAGCAATAATGGCAGTTGGAGTTGTCGAAGGTACTTCAGAAGCCATTTTCCGCACAATAATGTCTGTTGGTCCATCAAGATCAGA ATGGGATTTCTGTATTTACAAAGGCAACGTGGTTGAGCACCTTGATGGTCATACTGATATACTTCACATAAAGCTGTATAGCCATTGGCTTTCTTG GGGTATGAAACGAAGAGATTTGCTGGTGCGACGTTACTGGAGAAGAGAAGATGATGGCACCTATG TAATTCTCTACCATTCTGTCGTTCACAGAAAGTGCCCACCTCAACCTGGATATGTCCGAGCCTGCCTTAAAA GTGGTGGATTTGTCATATCTCCTTTGAATCAAGGGAAGGAATCAGTTGTAAAACACATGCTGGCCGTTGATTGGAAGTTCTGGAAATTATATCGTCGAAAAGCATCTGCAAGATCAATAACTATCCGCTGGCTGGGGAGAATTGCGG CTCTAAGAGAATTATTTAGAGCAAAGGCAGGAAAATTCTCCTATGAGTTTTCGTTGGGAGAGTCAACAAGAGACATTGGCTTGCCTCAGAATGAATTTGAGGAGATAAAGAAGGAAGTTGATTTAAAAATGATTCAGGAGGACAAAATAGAGAATGAGGTAGAGAATCCACGTTCAGGATCTTCAAGTCTTGTGGAATTAAATGATGCAGCTGACGAGTTTTTTGACGTTCCTGAACCATCAGATGATGATCTGGAACATGGTTGGGGCATGAACACAAGTCCAGATTTGCGTTACCTG GAGACATACCCGCCAAAATTATCATCAGCTGCCAATTTTGTTAAAATATTCCATGATTTAGCAG TCCAGAAAAAGGGTTACATGGACTTACATGAAACGATTTGGGAAGACAATATCTCATGCCGCTACGGAGCTACTCTTGCAAAAGACTCAAATGGTAGCATGCCATGCAGTTGGGCAGCTGGTGATCCTTCATCATTTTTAATTCGTGGAAGTACTTATTTGGAAGACCATCAAAAG ATTAAGGCAAAAAGCACTTTGATGCAAATGGTGGCTGCAGATTGGATAAGATCTGACAAGCGTGAAGATGATCTTGGTGGTCGCCCAGGAGGCATTGTTCAG AAATATGCAGCTCAAGGCGGACCAGAGTTCTTTTTCATCATTAACATTCAG GTTCCCGGCACGACTCAATATAGTCTGGCACTGTATTATATGCTTACAAGTCCCTTGGAAGAAGCACCTTTACTGGAACGCTTCGTTAATGGAGATGATGCTTTCAGGAATTCGAGGTTTAAGCTCATaccatacatatctaag GGATCGTGGATAGTGAAGCAGAGTGTTGGTAAGAAAGCTTGTTTGGTCGGTCAAGCACTTGAAGTGCATTACTTCCGTGGAAAGAACTACTTGGAG CTTGGCATCGACGTTGGTTCATCAACTGTGGCGAGGGGTGTGGTCAGCCTTGTTCTGGGATATTTGAACAATCTTGTAATAGAAATGGCATTCTTGATACAG GCTGACACAGAGGAAGAGCTTCCTGAATTCCTCCTTGGAACATGTCGGCTTAATCATCTAGATGCGTCCAAATCCGTTTCAACTGACTCCATTACAGGCTAG
- the LOC113725807 gene encoding protein ENHANCED DISEASE RESISTANCE 2 isoform X1 — translation MESPQSEERMEGWLYLIRFNRFGLQYSRKRYFILEDNCLKSFKSVPTSEREEPVRRAIIDSCIRVTDNGRESHHGRVFFIFTLYNTSNHNDRLKLGASSSEEAANWIRSLQNVALNPVNGVVASSKRKWQPFRLSVSKRTASKNFMDGTYVTHMPVDAMTSDVIAPSPWKIFGCQNGLRLFKESNNQDPGGKAWDDHPAIMAVGVVEGTSEAIFRTIMSVGPSRSEWDFCIYKGNVVEHLDGHTDILHIKLYSHWLSWGMKRRDLLVRRYWRREDDGTYVILYHSVVHRKCPPQPGYVRACLKSGGFVISPLNQGKESVVKHMLAVDWKFWKLYRRKASARSITIRWLGRIAALRELFRAKAGKFSYEFSLGESTRDIGLPQNEFEEIKKEVDLKMIQEDKIENEVENPRSGSSSLVELNDAADEFFDVPEPSDDDLEHGWGMNTSPDLRYLQETYPPKLSSAANFVKIFHDLAVQKKGYMDLHETIWEDNISCRYGATLAKDSNGSMPCSWAAGDPSSFLIRGSTYLEDHQKIKAKSTLMQMVAADWIRSDKREDDLGGRPGGIVQKYAAQGGPEFFFIINIQVPGTTQYSLALYYMLTSPLEEAPLLERFVNGDDAFRNSRFKLIPYISKGSWIVKQSVGKKACLVGQALEVHYFRGKNYLELGIDVGSSTVARGVVSLVLGYLNNLVIEMAFLIQADTEEELPEFLLGTCRLNHLDASKSVSTDSITG, via the exons ATGGAATCCCCACAAAGTGAAGAGAGAATGGAGGGGTGGCTTTACCTCATTCGTTTCAATAGGTTTGGGCTGCAATATTCACGTAAAAGATACTTCATTCTTGAAGACAACTGCCTCAAGAGCTTCAAATCTGTACCAACTTCTGAGAGAGAG GAGCCAGTACGACGTGCAATTATAGACTCCTGCATCCGGGTCACAGATAATGGAAGGGAGAGCCATCACGGAAGA GTGTTCTTCATCTTCACCTTGTACAATACGTCAAATCACAATGATCGGCTGAAG TTGGGAGCAAGCAGTTCAGAAGAAGCTGCTAATTGGATCCGGTCTTTGCAAAATGTTGCACTAAACCCAGTCAATGGTGTAGTAGCTTCTTCAAAAAGAAAGTGGCAGCCCTTCAG ATTGAGTGTTTCCAAGAGGACAGCTAGTAAAAATTTCATGGATGGTACTTATGTGACTCATATGCCTGTGGATGCAATGACATCGGATGTTATTGCACCTTCACCATGGAAAATATTTGGTTGTCAAAATG GTTTAAGGCTATTTAAGGAATCAAACAATCAAGATCCTGGTGGGAAG GCTTGGGATGATCACCCAGCAATAATGGCAGTTGGAGTTGTCGAAGGTACTTCAGAAGCCATTTTCCGCACAATAATGTCTGTTGGTCCATCAAGATCAGA ATGGGATTTCTGTATTTACAAAGGCAACGTGGTTGAGCACCTTGATGGTCATACTGATATACTTCACATAAAGCTGTATAGCCATTGGCTTTCTTG GGGTATGAAACGAAGAGATTTGCTGGTGCGACGTTACTGGAGAAGAGAAGATGATGGCACCTATG TAATTCTCTACCATTCTGTCGTTCACAGAAAGTGCCCACCTCAACCTGGATATGTCCGAGCCTGCCTTAAAA GTGGTGGATTTGTCATATCTCCTTTGAATCAAGGGAAGGAATCAGTTGTAAAACACATGCTGGCCGTTGATTGGAAGTTCTGGAAATTATATCGTCGAAAAGCATCTGCAAGATCAATAACTATCCGCTGGCTGGGGAGAATTGCGG CTCTAAGAGAATTATTTAGAGCAAAGGCAGGAAAATTCTCCTATGAGTTTTCGTTGGGAGAGTCAACAAGAGACATTGGCTTGCCTCAGAATGAATTTGAGGAGATAAAGAAGGAAGTTGATTTAAAAATGATTCAGGAGGACAAAATAGAGAATGAGGTAGAGAATCCACGTTCAGGATCTTCAAGTCTTGTGGAATTAAATGATGCAGCTGACGAGTTTTTTGACGTTCCTGAACCATCAGATGATGATCTGGAACATGGTTGGGGCATGAACACAAGTCCAGATTTGCGTTACCTG CAGGAGACATACCCGCCAAAATTATCATCAGCTGCCAATTTTGTTAAAATATTCCATGATTTAGCAG TCCAGAAAAAGGGTTACATGGACTTACATGAAACGATTTGGGAAGACAATATCTCATGCCGCTACGGAGCTACTCTTGCAAAAGACTCAAATGGTAGCATGCCATGCAGTTGGGCAGCTGGTGATCCTTCATCATTTTTAATTCGTGGAAGTACTTATTTGGAAGACCATCAAAAG ATTAAGGCAAAAAGCACTTTGATGCAAATGGTGGCTGCAGATTGGATAAGATCTGACAAGCGTGAAGATGATCTTGGTGGTCGCCCAGGAGGCATTGTTCAG AAATATGCAGCTCAAGGCGGACCAGAGTTCTTTTTCATCATTAACATTCAG GTTCCCGGCACGACTCAATATAGTCTGGCACTGTATTATATGCTTACAAGTCCCTTGGAAGAAGCACCTTTACTGGAACGCTTCGTTAATGGAGATGATGCTTTCAGGAATTCGAGGTTTAAGCTCATaccatacatatctaag GGATCGTGGATAGTGAAGCAGAGTGTTGGTAAGAAAGCTTGTTTGGTCGGTCAAGCACTTGAAGTGCATTACTTCCGTGGAAAGAACTACTTGGAG CTTGGCATCGACGTTGGTTCATCAACTGTGGCGAGGGGTGTGGTCAGCCTTGTTCTGGGATATTTGAACAATCTTGTAATAGAAATGGCATTCTTGATACAG GCTGACACAGAGGAAGAGCTTCCTGAATTCCTCCTTGGAACATGTCGGCTTAATCATCTAGATGCGTCCAAATCCGTTTCAACTGACTCCATTACAGGCTAG
- the LOC113725807 gene encoding protein ENHANCED DISEASE RESISTANCE 2 isoform X3: protein MESPQSEERMEGWLYLIRFNRFGLQYSRKRYFILEDNCLKSFKSVPTSEREEPVRRAIIDSCIRVTDNGRESHHGRVFFIFTLYNTSNHNDRLKLGASSSEEAANWIRSLQNVALNPVNGVVASSKRKWQPFRLSVSKRTASKNFMDGTYVTHMPVDAMTSDVIAPSPWKIFGCQNGLRLFKESNNQDPGGKAWDDHPAIMAVGVVEGTSEAIFRTIMSVGPSRSEWDFCIYKGNVVEHLDGHTDILHIKLGMKRRDLLVRRYWRREDDGTYVILYHSVVHRKCPPQPGYVRACLKSGGFVISPLNQGKESVVKHMLAVDWKFWKLYRRKASARSITIRWLGRIAALRELFRAKAGKFSYEFSLGESTRDIGLPQNEFEEIKKEVDLKMIQEDKIENEVENPRSGSSSLVELNDAADEFFDVPEPSDDDLEHGWGMNTSPDLRYLQETYPPKLSSAANFVKIFHDLAVQKKGYMDLHETIWEDNISCRYGATLAKDSNGSMPCSWAAGDPSSFLIRGSTYLEDHQKIKAKSTLMQMVAADWIRSDKREDDLGGRPGGIVQKYAAQGGPEFFFIINIQVPGTTQYSLALYYMLTSPLEEAPLLERFVNGDDAFRNSRFKLIPYISKGSWIVKQSVGKKACLVGQALEVHYFRGKNYLELGIDVGSSTVARGVVSLVLGYLNNLVIEMAFLIQADTEEELPEFLLGTCRLNHLDASKSVSTDSITG from the exons ATGGAATCCCCACAAAGTGAAGAGAGAATGGAGGGGTGGCTTTACCTCATTCGTTTCAATAGGTTTGGGCTGCAATATTCACGTAAAAGATACTTCATTCTTGAAGACAACTGCCTCAAGAGCTTCAAATCTGTACCAACTTCTGAGAGAGAG GAGCCAGTACGACGTGCAATTATAGACTCCTGCATCCGGGTCACAGATAATGGAAGGGAGAGCCATCACGGAAGA GTGTTCTTCATCTTCACCTTGTACAATACGTCAAATCACAATGATCGGCTGAAG TTGGGAGCAAGCAGTTCAGAAGAAGCTGCTAATTGGATCCGGTCTTTGCAAAATGTTGCACTAAACCCAGTCAATGGTGTAGTAGCTTCTTCAAAAAGAAAGTGGCAGCCCTTCAG ATTGAGTGTTTCCAAGAGGACAGCTAGTAAAAATTTCATGGATGGTACTTATGTGACTCATATGCCTGTGGATGCAATGACATCGGATGTTATTGCACCTTCACCATGGAAAATATTTGGTTGTCAAAATG GTTTAAGGCTATTTAAGGAATCAAACAATCAAGATCCTGGTGGGAAG GCTTGGGATGATCACCCAGCAATAATGGCAGTTGGAGTTGTCGAAGGTACTTCAGAAGCCATTTTCCGCACAATAATGTCTGTTGGTCCATCAAGATCAGA ATGGGATTTCTGTATTTACAAAGGCAACGTGGTTGAGCACCTTGATGGTCATACTGATATACTTCACATAAAGCT GGGTATGAAACGAAGAGATTTGCTGGTGCGACGTTACTGGAGAAGAGAAGATGATGGCACCTATG TAATTCTCTACCATTCTGTCGTTCACAGAAAGTGCCCACCTCAACCTGGATATGTCCGAGCCTGCCTTAAAA GTGGTGGATTTGTCATATCTCCTTTGAATCAAGGGAAGGAATCAGTTGTAAAACACATGCTGGCCGTTGATTGGAAGTTCTGGAAATTATATCGTCGAAAAGCATCTGCAAGATCAATAACTATCCGCTGGCTGGGGAGAATTGCGG CTCTAAGAGAATTATTTAGAGCAAAGGCAGGAAAATTCTCCTATGAGTTTTCGTTGGGAGAGTCAACAAGAGACATTGGCTTGCCTCAGAATGAATTTGAGGAGATAAAGAAGGAAGTTGATTTAAAAATGATTCAGGAGGACAAAATAGAGAATGAGGTAGAGAATCCACGTTCAGGATCTTCAAGTCTTGTGGAATTAAATGATGCAGCTGACGAGTTTTTTGACGTTCCTGAACCATCAGATGATGATCTGGAACATGGTTGGGGCATGAACACAAGTCCAGATTTGCGTTACCTG CAGGAGACATACCCGCCAAAATTATCATCAGCTGCCAATTTTGTTAAAATATTCCATGATTTAGCAG TCCAGAAAAAGGGTTACATGGACTTACATGAAACGATTTGGGAAGACAATATCTCATGCCGCTACGGAGCTACTCTTGCAAAAGACTCAAATGGTAGCATGCCATGCAGTTGGGCAGCTGGTGATCCTTCATCATTTTTAATTCGTGGAAGTACTTATTTGGAAGACCATCAAAAG ATTAAGGCAAAAAGCACTTTGATGCAAATGGTGGCTGCAGATTGGATAAGATCTGACAAGCGTGAAGATGATCTTGGTGGTCGCCCAGGAGGCATTGTTCAG AAATATGCAGCTCAAGGCGGACCAGAGTTCTTTTTCATCATTAACATTCAG GTTCCCGGCACGACTCAATATAGTCTGGCACTGTATTATATGCTTACAAGTCCCTTGGAAGAAGCACCTTTACTGGAACGCTTCGTTAATGGAGATGATGCTTTCAGGAATTCGAGGTTTAAGCTCATaccatacatatctaag GGATCGTGGATAGTGAAGCAGAGTGTTGGTAAGAAAGCTTGTTTGGTCGGTCAAGCACTTGAAGTGCATTACTTCCGTGGAAAGAACTACTTGGAG CTTGGCATCGACGTTGGTTCATCAACTGTGGCGAGGGGTGTGGTCAGCCTTGTTCTGGGATATTTGAACAATCTTGTAATAGAAATGGCATTCTTGATACAG GCTGACACAGAGGAAGAGCTTCCTGAATTCCTCCTTGGAACATGTCGGCTTAATCATCTAGATGCGTCCAAATCCGTTTCAACTGACTCCATTACAGGCTAG
- the LOC113725808 gene encoding GATA transcription factor 8 has product MNPNFVDEIDCGSFFDHIDDLIEFPPENECGNGLVGSGDCTNFPSLWDEALPDTDTLFTGNTSNSASDLSAELSVPYEDIVQLEWLSTFVEDSFSGGGMTLSKDNSSVNKDNPCNQFQTSSPVSVLESSSSSSSSSCSGGKAIPLSPNHRGPQRARSKRPRPATFNPRPAIQLISPPASFSETPHLFLAPGVSSESENFAESEFVRKFPKPAGGEHKKKKKIKLTVPLGPMEINQNSASQAVRKCMHCEITKTPQWRAGPMGPKTLCNACGVRYKSGRLFPEYRPAASPTFVPSLHSNSHKKVLEMRVKVVEENTTVGTAAKASAAGRELVPESKPSLEYI; this is encoded by the exons ATGAATCCAAATTTTGTGGATGAGATAGACTGCGGAAGCTTCTTTGATCACATTGATGACTTGATTGAATTCCCTCCTGAGAATGAGTGTGGTAACGGCCTTGTTGGCTCTGGTGACTGCACGAATTTTCCTAGCCTTTGGGATGAAGCCTTGCCGGACACCGACACCCTTTTCACCGGCAATACCAGCAATTCGGCTTCTGACCTTTCTGCGGAGCTCTCTGTTCCG TACGAGGACATTGTACAACTTGAATGGCTTTCAACCTTCGTGGAGGATTCCTTCTCTGGTGGAGGGATGACTCTTAGCAAAGATAATTCTTCTGTCAACAAAGACAATCCCTGCAACCAATTTCAAACCTCCAGCCCTGTTTCTGTGCTTGAaagtagcagcagcagcagcagctccTCCTGCTCAGGGGGGAAAGCTATACCGCTTAGCCCCAACCACCGTGGACCACAACGTGCTCGTAGTAAACGTCCGCGCCCGGCAACCTTTAACCCCCGCCCGGCTATTCAACTTATCTCTCCGCCCGCCTCCTTCAGCGAGACTCCTCATTTGTTTCTTGCTCCTGGAGTTTCTTCAGAATCGGAGAATTTTGCGGAGTCTGAATTTGTGAGGAAGTTCCCCAAGCCTGCTGGAGGAGAGcataagaagaaaaagaaaatcaaattgACTGTTCCTCTGGGCCCGATGGAGATAAATCAGAATTCAGCATCACAAGCTGTGAGGAAATGCATGCACTGTGAGATAACAAAGACTCCTCAGTGGAGGGCTGGGCCTATGGGGCCAAAAACGCTCTGTAACGCATGTGGTGTTCGCTACAAATCCGGCCGTCTCTTTCCAGAATATCGCCCTGCAGCAAGTCCCACATTTGTGCCGTCCCTGCATTCAAATTCTCACAAGAAGGTTCTTGAGATGAGGGTCAAGGTTGTTGAGGAAAACACTACAGTGGGGACTGCAGCAAAAGCCTCAGCTGCCGGAAGAGAGCTAGTTCCAGAGAGTAAACCCTCGCTAGAATACATTTGA